The Candidatus Denitrolinea symbiosum DNA window TCCCATCATTCAGCTTGGCCCGCTCGCAGTCCAGGCCGCGGGGCTGTTCGTCATCGCCTCGGTGTATCTCGGCATAGTATTGGCGGAGAAACGCGCCGCGAACTACGGCTTGAAACCCGAACTGCTCGACAATTTGCTCCTGCTTTCGCTCACGGCTTTCCTCATCGGCGGACGGATTTCCTTTCTGCTTCAACGCTGGGACAGTTTCCGCGCCTCTCCGCTCGACCTCTTCTCCCCGAATCCGTCTCTCTTCGACCTGGCGGGCGGACTTGCGATCGGCCTCCTCGCCGCGCTGGTCTTTATCCGCCGCAAGGGACTCGCCTTCTGGTCCACGCTCGACGCGGCGACGCCGTTCTTCTCCGCCGTGATGGTCGGCCTCGCGGCCGCGCATCTCGCGGACGGTTCGGCCTTCGGCAAAGCGACCTCCCTGCCGTGGGGCATCGAACTGTACGGCGCGACGCGGCATCCCAGCCAAATCTACGAACTGATCGCCGCGCTGCTCATCCTCGGTTTGATCGGGCTGCGGAAGCCGTTCCCTGCGGCGGGCGTCCTGTTCCTGACCTTCGCGGCCGCCTCGGCGGGCGCGCGTCTCTTCCTCGAAGCCTTCCGCGGCGACAGCGTCCTCGTCTTCGGCGGCCTGCGGCTCGGACAGATCCTGGCATGGCTGGCGCTTTTCCTCGCGCTGGCGGGGATGGAAAAAATTCGGTCTCGGTACACGGATGACACGGATTTTGCGGATTCGCACGGAAAATTTTAAAAAATCCGTGAAATTCCGTCCTTTCCGTGAAATCCATGTACAAAAGGCAGAAATAACCGTTGGAAGTCGGCGGGAAGGGTTATACTTGTCGAACCAGAGGTGAAAACGCCATGACTTCCGTCGCTCTTGGATTGCTCTTTGTTCTCATTGGATTGCTTGCCATGCTCGGATCCGTCTTGAACTGGAGGCTCGTTACGCATTTGGGCAAATTGCTGAACATGCTCCTCGGCGACAGGATCGCGCGGGGAATTTACATCCTGCTCGGCCTGTTCCTCTTCGTGCTGGGAATGGGTCAACTCTTTGGGATGAATTGGATAGGAAATTAAAGCGTATGAAAATTGCCGTCGCTTGCGATCATGCTGGTTTTCCGTTGAAGGAGGCCGTCCTCGAATCCGTGCGCGCCGCGGGACACGAACCGATTGACCTGGGGACGAATAGTCCCGACCCCGTGGATTTCCCCGACGTTGCCGTAAAGCTTGGGCGCGCCGTCCAGTCGGGCGAGGCGGAGCGCGGGATTCTGCTGTGCGGCTCGGGCGTCGGCGCATGCATCGCCGCGAACAAGATGAAGGGCGTCTGGGCGGCGATCTGTCACGACGCTTACTCCGCCGCGCAGGGCGTCCAACACGACAACATGAACGTGCTGTGCCTCGGCGGACGAGTCATAGGAATCGAACTCGTGAAAGTCCTCGTGCCGGCTTTTTTAAGCGCGCGCTATCTGGGCGTGGACAAGGGCGGCGAACGTTTCGAGCGACGCGTCCGCAAGGTGCGCGAACTGGAAAAAGACTGGCATTGAGCGGGAGGCTTCGGGGGCGTTGACGACTGATCCATGAAGCCGGGGATGGGACGCGGGGCTCTCCCGCCTCGGCGTCTCCCATCCCGCCCTATTTCAACGGGATCAACAACAGCGGCAGGCTGGAGCGGTTCGCCACTTTCGGCGCGACGCTGCGCGCCCAGAACGCGCCCATCCCCGCCCGGCGATGCGTGCTTAGCGCTATCAAATCCGCGCCGACGCGCTCTGCCGACTTGACTATCTCCGTCGCGGGGTCGCCGCGCGCCACCTCGGCGTTTGCGACCAAGCCCGCGGCGCGTAACTCGTCAATATGCTCCTGCAAATGTTCGCGGGCGTTCTCCTCCTTGATGTCGAGCAGGACGGTGGCGGTGGCGGGCAGCATGCTTCCCGCGGCGGCTTCCTGTCCCGCCAGAGCGCCGAAGGTGGGGATCACGCTGAACAGGTACAGTTCCGCGTCGAAGGCGCGCGCCAGTCCCTCGGACAGAGGCAGGCTGTCGTCGTGGATGGATTCGCTGTCGAGCGGGACGAAGATGCGCTTCAGTTGGAACGTCCCCGCCTGGCGCGGACGGACGAGCAACAGCGGCGTCGTCCCCTGC harbors:
- a CDS encoding prolipoprotein diacylglyceryl transferase is translated as MFPIIQLGPLAVQAAGLFVIASVYLGIVLAEKRAANYGLKPELLDNLLLLSLTAFLIGGRISFLLQRWDSFRASPLDLFSPNPSLFDLAGGLAIGLLAALVFIRRKGLAFWSTLDAATPFFSAVMVGLAAAHLADGSAFGKATSLPWGIELYGATRHPSQIYELIAALLILGLIGLRKPFPAAGVLFLTFAAASAGARLFLEAFRGDSVLVFGGLRLGQILAWLALFLALAGMEKIRSRYTDDTDFADSHGKF
- a CDS encoding universal stress protein family, which produces MFKQILVPLDGSQLAEAALAPAALMARALGAPVTLLHIVEQDARREVHHDRHLTEAGEAAAYLHEVAGRAFPPGARVETHVHSAAVADVARSIVQHAQEEFEPDLIVMCAHGNGGMRDLLFGSIAQQVVAQGTTPLLLVRPRQAGTFQLKRIFVPLDSESIHDDSLPLSEGLARAFDAELYLFSVIPTFGALAGQEAAAGSMLPATATVLLDIKEENAREHLQEHIDELRAAGLVANAEVARGDPATEIVKSAERVGADLIALSTHRRAGMGAFWARSVAPKVANRSSLPLLLIPLK
- a CDS encoding ribose 5-phosphate isomerase B, whose amino-acid sequence is MKIAVACDHAGFPLKEAVLESVRAAGHEPIDLGTNSPDPVDFPDVAVKLGRAVQSGEAERGILLCGSGVGACIAANKMKGVWAAICHDAYSAAQGVQHDNMNVLCLGGRVIGIELVKVLVPAFLSARYLGVDKGGERFERRVRKVRELEKDWH